GTAGGGGGCCGTAGAGATCCGCTGTATCCAGAAAATTAACGCCCAGTTCCAATGCACGGTGAATGGTGGCTATCGATTCGGTTTCGTCGGCAACGCCGTAAATGTTCATGCCTGCAAGGGAGGTCATACCCATGCAACCCAGGCCCTCGACAGGAACTTCAAGCCCCTGGCTTCCTAATTTTGTTGTTTGAATGCTGCTCATTATTCAGTTTGAAAATGGAAGTAACTAGTACAGCACAAAGGTGGCAGATTCAAACTCCCTGAAATTATACGAAACGGCCGGATTTGTATACGAATTGGAGGCGGCTATAGAACGGCGGCGTCGTTTTTAATGTAAAGCAAATACCTTGGTTCCAACGTTACATTTCGCTTCTTATAGTTCAGAAAACCCATTTTAAGCCGTGTCACATGAAAATGCTGAGGTGTAGCCCGGACCTCCGCGTCGAGCCCGGATTTCAATAGGCTGTCGGCAATCGATTCCGTTGTATACAAGTAGCATGGCGCAGCTTCGATGAAATCCTGGAGGTATTCCTCATTGCGGATCAGGCTGACATCCCCCGGCGAGTAAAATTCGAAAGTATAGGAAAACGAACCGTATGCGGCCACGGGGATATTCTTGTTGTTTTCAGAAATCTCCCTGGCCGCTTGCCTGCCGGATTGGTATTGAAGTAAAAATGGATAAAAGAACTGGAAAAGGAAAATATAGAGCATGGCGGCCATCGCGTAACCTTTAAACAGCAGTTGTTGTAGCTTATTGCGGTAGCTGATCACGCTCGCAATCAGCACGATCACCAGTGAAATGATGGCTGCGAAAATGCCATTATGAATGCCAGTAATGTATACCAGGCCGGTTATACAAGCCAGTGCAGCAAACATGAGTACGGTCTGTACTGTCACCAGATGATCGATTTTTGGAGATTTGGCCAGCTGATAAAAGAAATAGGCGGTGATCATTGAAAAATACGGAAATTCAATCACCAGATAATGTGGCAGCTGGAACCGGGAAAGGGAAAATAGCACGAATGTGACCAATGTACTGCCATAGATCACCCAGCGCATGGGAGTGGCATTTTTATCAAACCTCAACAGGTAAACAATTCCTGCCACCAGCCCCACCGACCACGGCAGAAACGCCCATAGTGTGGTGTGCAGGAAGAATGTTACGTCACCTTTTCCTTTAATGGGGCCCGTATTAAAAAACCTCCCGAACTGGCTGTCCCAAAAGAAAAAACGCAACCCGGAAACGCGTGTCTCTCCAAAAACCACCTTTTCGGGGTGTAAATCGAACTGTACATACAGGCTGTACAATTCGGGCAGAATGAAAATAAAACACAGACCTAAAAATAACCACCAACGGTAATTCAGCAGCTGATTAAACTGCCTGGTCACCATCCAGAAAATCATCCAGCCGCCTCCAATGGTGATGAGCACAAAAATGCCTTTGGTCATGATGGCGCAGGCGGTGAAGAGTGCAGCAGCTGCAATATGGAGCCAACGGCCTTCTTTGTAGATGCGCAGCATATGCCAGGTCGCGCCGGTGATGCAGGCAGTGAGGTAGGGCTCCGCGCGGACGTCGAAATTGGCCAGCGTACTGTGCAAGGCGACCGTGTAAATAAGTACGGCTATTCTGGCAACGTCGGCATTGAACAACTCTTTTGCGATAAGGAAAGTATAGCGCAGGCTGACAAGCCAGAAAATGAATGCGGGAAGTTTATAGGCGAAACCGGTAATACCGAAGATTTTATAGCTGATCGCCGCCATCCAGAATGGAAAATGAGGCTTGTCGAGCCAGTCATGACCGTCGCCGTAGAGGTTTATCCAGTCATTGTGTTGTACAATATGCTTGGCAATGGTGGCATAGAGCGCGCCGTCGGGTTCCATAATGTCCAGCCACAGGCCGGGAATGTTGAGAAGAATGCCGAGCAGCAGCAGCCACGGAAAGTACCGGTGTAAGATTGGATCATGGTTATTCATAACGTTGGGTTGATATTTTTTGGGGATAGCCGGTAAAGCAAATGGTATGCCGGGCGAAAATATATACGCAACGAATTTTGAATTTGTGAACGTGATTGCCTTACAATCGGTGTTATATTATTGTTAACTCCTTTGAATCAGCCTTCTCCAATGTTTCAGGGCGGTTTGTTTCTCCCTATTCGCTGAGAACGGAAAGCGCCGCATCCAGCTTTTTCCAAGCGGGGTAAGCAGGTATTCCACGCATGCTGGCACTTCCGGGCACACGATTCTGTTGATCAGTCCGTCCCTTTCCATTTCTCTTAATGGCAGGATCAGGATGCGTTCGGAAATATTGGGTATGCTCTTGCGGAGTTCGCAGTAACGCTTGCTTCCGGTAAATAATCTCCACAGTATGGGTACACGACCGGCTCGGTGATTACCATTGATGGCGGTACTTTGAGGGGTTGAGTTAATTTTTTTTAACTTTCACAAATTTTCAATCTTTGCCGCGCACAACATGTTTCATGATTTTGGAAAAAGACTCAGAGCTTTATCCGCTGATTATCAGCCATATTCTCAAACGCATTGACCTGACGGAAGAAGAGCAGCGGCATTTTTGTTCGCTGCTAACGGTTCGCAGGCTGCTGCCACGGCAATATCTCGTGCAGCAGGGCGATGTTTGTCGTCATGAAAGTTATGTCTGCAAAGGATTCTTGCGCTCTTTTTACCTGGATGAAAAAGGTAATGATCATACCCTGCATTTTGCGATGGAGGACTGGTGGATCTCGGATTCCACCAGTTTCCATTTAGAAGTTCCGGCGCTGCGAAATATAGTTGCACTGGAAGCGGCCACATTGTTACAGATTGAAAAAAGCAACCTTGACCAGCTGTATCGTGACATTCCTGGATTTGAAAGGTTCTGGCGGATCATGGAGCAGAAGGCCGGGATCTCGCAGGACCAGCGGATTATGAACAGTATCAGCCTGACCGGCGCAGAACGTTACGCAGCGCTCACCCAAAAATATCCAACCCTCGAACAGCGTATGCCGCAGCGGCACATTGCCTCTTATTTGGGCATTACGCCCGTCTTTCTGAGCCAGATCCGTAAGTCGAATGCCCGGCAGGATCTTAAATAAGTTTAACTGCTTTTCTTAAAATAGTTTAACCTCCCCAAACTGCTGCTGACCATACATTTGCATCAAAAAAGCAGTGTATGGAAACCGTGAAAAGCAGTTTATTCGACAAATCATTATTGAATGGCCACAAGCTGAATAACCGGCTTGTAGTAGCCCCGATGACGCGACATAGCGCCACCGCAGAAGGCATTCCCACAGAAGAAATGGCCCATTACTATGAGGATTTTGCCAAAGGTGGGTTTAGTATGATCATTACAGAAGGCACTTACACCGACGAGTTTTTCAGTCGCACGGATGCTCACCAGCCGGGAATTGTAAATGACAGCCAGCTACGTGCCTGGGCGAAGGTGGTTGAGCAGGTGCATGCGCATGACTCGCTCATTATAGCTCAGCTAATGCACGGAGGAGCATTATCGCAATATATCGAAAGCACCATTGCGCCTTCGGCAGTACAGCCTATCGGGAACTTTTACTTTCCCAGGGAAATGAATGCTGATGATTTCTACCGGGTCAAAGAGGGTTATATCAAGGCGGCCATTCATGCACAGATTGCTGGTTTTGATGGTATTGAGATCCACGCGGCGAATGGCTACCTTTTTGATCAGTTTATTACCGAGCATACCAATCAGCGTACCGATCGATATGGCGGCAGTGTCAGAAACCGGCTGCGGTTTTTAATGGAGGTTTTTCAGGCGGTCAAGGAAGTGGTGCCGGCTCATTTCATTGTGGGCATCCGTGTTTCCGAAAGTAAAGTCAATGATCTTACCTACCGCTGGCCGGGAGGATCTGAAACAGCGACGGAAATATTTCAGGTTTTAAGTGAAATAAAGCCAGGGTACCTGCATATCGCGGCCGAGGGCGGCCGCTGGGATAGGGAATGTTTGTACCCGGACGGGCTCTCGTCTACCGGTATCGCTAAAAAGCTAACAGGTGTGCCCGTGATTGCAAACGGTGGTATGCACGATGTGAAACTGGCCGAGTCGCTGATCAGCGGCGATCAGGCCGATTTGATATCCATTGGCCGTGCCGCCATTGCGAGTCCGGATTGGCCCAGATTGATAGAAGCAGGGGAGCAGGTCATTCCTTTTTTCAAAGATCTTATCAAACCCAGTCTGACCCTTTCCCACACTAGGAAGGTGCTTCATGACTACAAACTGCGTTTGGAGATCGAAACTCCGCTGTAACAATGGAAATCAGCCGAGTTTCGATTCCCGGAGTACCGACTCCCGGAGTACCGACTCCCGGAATCGCTATTTTCAGAATTGGAAATAAATAAATGAGCTGGTGCTTTTTTGGGTCAGAATGATCAGTATCAGCATTACCGCCCAGGCAGTGCCGGAAAACCACCAGGGTAAACTGGTAAACAAACTTTTTACTGACTTGTCGCGCATCGACCAATGGAAGCTTAGCAGGCCAATGGTTACGAGCGCGACTTTCAGCATATCAGGTGTGGAAAGCATTTTGGGACCCTGGGTGATCACGCCGAACATACATAACAGCATCCGCATCGCCGAACCAAAATCAGGGGAACGGAAGAATACCCAGGTAATGTTGACGAGTAAAAAAGTGATGAGCGCAAGCAGGAAATTGCTCAGGTTTTTACTGCGAACGGGTATGAGCGTAGCCTGAATGATTACTCCTTCGGCCACCATTGGCGCTGACTTGCGCGACCAGCTTCTGAACAGCCTTTCAATGCATAGGAAAATGCCGTGAAGACCGCCCCAGATGACGAAATTCCAGGACGCTCCGTGCCATAGACCACCCAATAACATTGTGATCATCAAATTCACGTAGGTACGGAAACTCCCTGACCGGTTACCACCCAATGGAATGTACAGGTAATCCCTGAGCCAGGTCGACAGGGTAATGTGCCACCGGCGCCAGAAATCGGAGAAACCAATCGCTGCATAAGGATAACGGAAATTTTCGGGCAATGTAAAGCCGAGACACAATGATACGCCGATCGCGCAGGTAGAATAGCCGCCAAAATCACAGAAGATCTGCGCGGAAAAAGCCAGTACCGCAGACCAGGCATCCAATGGATTAACCGGAAAGGGGAGTCCAAAGATAAAGTCTGCGGGCTCGGACATCCAGCCATCAGCAATGACTACTTTGAGAAATAAGCCCAATGTGAGCAGAAACAATCCCCATACCATTTGTTCGGAAGTGGCCTTGCGGGGTGTTTTGAACTGCGGTATCAGGTCTTCCGGGCGAACGATCGGGCCGGCCACCAGGTGCGGGAAATAGGTGACAAATAGCGCGAAGTTCAAAAAGGAAGGCTCGGGAGCGAACTTGCGGCGGTATACGTCGATGGTGTAAGACAATGTTACAAACGTGTAAAAAGATATCCCAACCGGTAAAATGATGTCCGGTTTTGCAGCCTGATATGCAATGCCCATGCTGTTGAGCAATGCTGTGAAGTTTTCCAGCAAAAAGCCGCCATATTTAAAGTAGCTGAGCATTCCAAGGTTTAACAATAAGCTGACGGTCAGCCAAAGTTTACGCATTAGCTTTTCCTCTGTTACGGCTATTTGTCTGGCCATGAAATAGTCGACTACGGTAGATAGCCATAGCAAAAGAATGAATGGGGGATTCCAGAGTGCGTAAAAAAGATAGCTGGCAATCAGCAGATTGATTTTTTTGACTTTCCAGGAGAAAGGAAGGTTGTGCAGAACGAGCAACAGCACGAAAAACAATACGAAAGTGTACGAGTTGAATACCATGTCTGTGTTGTTAGGGGTGATTTGAAGTCGGGGATTTCTGTAAAGTCCAATGTGTTTTCGCCTCAATGATCTTGATCAGGTCCGCGGTAAATGGCTTTGTATCAGCAGGCGCAAGGTGCGACCAGTCCGGACATACATACTTTGATAGTTCGGGGTAGTCTTCGAAATGAATGCCTTGTGAGCCTGTTTCAAGCAGCAGCCGGTCCCAGTATTCTTTACGCGGAAAGGACTTTTGTTCGGCCGCCAGCGCCGGGTTGGACACGGGCATTTTGAGAAACAGTACCTGACCGCCCCGTGCGTTGATTTTATCGACATTCACCTTGACAGAGTGGATAATACCGCTAAGGGTATCACCCCCGACACCCTTTTTGTTACTGAGCATGCCGAGGTAGGACCAAACATACTGCACACCATGCTGAACTGCGGTATCCGCCATGAAATCTTTACTAAAAATCTCCTGGCGGTTTGGATTGGTATAACCCGTCCGAATCGGGAAATTAGGGAAGACAAAAACGCCAGCGCGACTCTCGATCGGCAACCTTTTGAGTAGAGAATTGAGCGAAAACCGTTCTTCATCCAAAAACAGCAAGTTAGATTCCAGGTGCTGGTTCATGTAAAAACTGGCTTGCTGCGATAGCGACCATTTTGGATAAGCTTTGAGTCGTTTGTTGGCTTCAATTTCCATGGGTGATCCCTCGCCGGAAAAGAAGAGGCCTTCTACCACTCCGACCAGCAGTGTTCCCTTAAATTCCGGATCATTGGCCAAGTCGCGGAGAATAGGCCGGGGAGAAGTGCCCACCAATGCAAGTTGTACAGGTTTTTCGCCAGTTTGTTGCTCCCATTGTGTTTGATCGATATCGAACTTCACCCTGGAAGAGCCGATGATCACTGGCCGGGCGGGTGTTGTATTGTAGATCCTTTTTCGGGTAAAAGCCCAAAGACTTTCGTCGTCATTGTAGGAAAGATCAAATCCCTGGCTTCGCCAGTAAGATTCCCAGCCGATTACAAACAGCAAGACCAGGGCAAACGCCAGCCAACCGGCTTTCAGGTAGTCAGAAGTTTTCATACTAAATGGAGCTGATATTGAGTATATAAATGATAAGTAACTATGTAACAATTTGTTTTTCAGTTACTTAAAATAAATATAATCAATGTGGTCCCGATTGGTTCAGTATGTCGCTTTGAAGTCTTTGATTTTTTATTAAGCGGTATTTTCTTGCCACGAATGCGCGAATGAGCACGAATCCCATTCGTGTCAATTCGCGCATTCGTGGCATTAAAAAATTGGAACTAGATCAATGCAATTTCTATTTTCCCTGAGCAGATTTTGTTTCGGGTTGTAAAACCGAATAGCCAAGCTTTTTCAGGGTAGTTCCAGATATAGATTTAATATACAATTTGGACATTTTCGAATCGGGGAAAAAGATGTCTGTCATTGGTGTAAGTCCGCCGTCTGCAAAGAGCTCGACCGAGGCGGCATCGGCAATCAGGGTCAGGTCCATGGTGGGGTCTTTTGATAACCTCGGTGCCGTATGTTTTTGCCCAAATCCTTTCTCAAAGTCAATCTTCCCGGACTTGGACCGGTCAATGTAGTACTGATTGGTGGCCTTGTCATATCCGACAACCAGCTCGTTACCTTCGTTATTGGCCAAAACAATTGAAAAGTCAGCAGTATTTTTCGTTTCCAGTTCCAGACGAAAAAGTCCGGTACTGTTCTTTGTCTTTTCCGTCAGATCAAGCTGGCCCTGTACTTTTACATTTTGCTCATTAAAACCGGTGGAACGCAACACGTCCAGCTCTTTTACAGGAGTCGAGGTGAGATAAATTTCTTTACCAACCGTTTTTAAACC
The genomic region above belongs to Dyadobacter pollutisoli and contains:
- a CDS encoding glycosyltransferase family 39 protein, yielding MNNHDPILHRYFPWLLLLGILLNIPGLWLDIMEPDGALYATIAKHIVQHNDWINLYGDGHDWLDKPHFPFWMAAISYKIFGITGFAYKLPAFIFWLVSLRYTFLIAKELFNADVARIAVLIYTVALHSTLANFDVRAEPYLTACITGATWHMLRIYKEGRWLHIAAAALFTACAIMTKGIFVLITIGGGWMIFWMVTRQFNQLLNYRWWLFLGLCFIFILPELYSLYVQFDLHPEKVVFGETRVSGLRFFFWDSQFGRFFNTGPIKGKGDVTFFLHTTLWAFLPWSVGLVAGIVYLLRFDKNATPMRWVIYGSTLVTFVLFSLSRFQLPHYLVIEFPYFSMITAYFFYQLAKSPKIDHLVTVQTVLMFAALACITGLVYITGIHNGIFAAIISLVIVLIASVISYRNKLQQLLFKGYAMAAMLYIFLFQFFYPFLLQYQSGRQAAREISENNKNIPVAAYGSFSYTFEFYSPGDVSLIRNEEYLQDFIEAAPCYLYTTESIADSLLKSGLDAEVRATPQHFHVTRLKMGFLNYKKRNVTLEPRYLLYIKNDAAVL
- a CDS encoding winged helix-turn-helix transcriptional regulator, with protein sequence MNSTPQSTAINGNHRAGRVPILWRLFTGSKRYCELRKSIPNISERILILPLREMERDGLINRIVCPEVPACVEYLLTPLGKSWMRRFPFSANREKQTALKHWRRLIQRS
- a CDS encoding Crp/Fnr family transcriptional regulator, producing the protein MILEKDSELYPLIISHILKRIDLTEEEQRHFCSLLTVRRLLPRQYLVQQGDVCRHESYVCKGFLRSFYLDEKGNDHTLHFAMEDWWISDSTSFHLEVPALRNIVALEAATLLQIEKSNLDQLYRDIPGFERFWRIMEQKAGISQDQRIMNSISLTGAERYAALTQKYPTLEQRMPQRHIASYLGITPVFLSQIRKSNARQDLK
- a CDS encoding NADH:flavin oxidoreductase, which produces METVKSSLFDKSLLNGHKLNNRLVVAPMTRHSATAEGIPTEEMAHYYEDFAKGGFSMIITEGTYTDEFFSRTDAHQPGIVNDSQLRAWAKVVEQVHAHDSLIIAQLMHGGALSQYIESTIAPSAVQPIGNFYFPREMNADDFYRVKEGYIKAAIHAQIAGFDGIEIHAANGYLFDQFITEHTNQRTDRYGGSVRNRLRFLMEVFQAVKEVVPAHFIVGIRVSESKVNDLTYRWPGGSETATEIFQVLSEIKPGYLHIAAEGGRWDRECLYPDGLSSTGIAKKLTGVPVIANGGMHDVKLAESLISGDQADLISIGRAAIASPDWPRLIEAGEQVIPFFKDLIKPSLTLSHTRKVLHDYKLRLEIETPL
- a CDS encoding MBOAT family O-acyltransferase; amino-acid sequence: MVFNSYTFVLFFVLLLVLHNLPFSWKVKKINLLIASYLFYALWNPPFILLLWLSTVVDYFMARQIAVTEEKLMRKLWLTVSLLLNLGMLSYFKYGGFLLENFTALLNSMGIAYQAAKPDIILPVGISFYTFVTLSYTIDVYRRKFAPEPSFLNFALFVTYFPHLVAGPIVRPEDLIPQFKTPRKATSEQMVWGLFLLTLGLFLKVVIADGWMSEPADFIFGLPFPVNPLDAWSAVLAFSAQIFCDFGGYSTCAIGVSLCLGFTLPENFRYPYAAIGFSDFWRRWHITLSTWLRDYLYIPLGGNRSGSFRTYVNLMITMLLGGLWHGASWNFVIWGGLHGIFLCIERLFRSWSRKSAPMVAEGVIIQATLIPVRSKNLSNFLLALITFLLVNITWVFFRSPDFGSAMRMLLCMFGVITQGPKMLSTPDMLKVALVTIGLLSFHWSMRDKSVKSLFTSLPWWFSGTAWAVMLILIILTQKSTSSFIYFQF